One window of the Deltaproteobacteria bacterium genome contains the following:
- a CDS encoding ABC transporter substrate-binding protein — MTNRIAKILVTLSLLWLPSAALAQKFVQAYSSISALNATFWIIQDAGFAKQEGIDTELVYIPSSSTVAQATLAGEVMISPANGQVIADVGLQGGDLVAMGGITNVVAFYIMATPEIKTIADLRGKTVGVTRFGSSGDVGMRMFLTKYGLEPVKDVPLIQIGGLPEIAAAMGKRTVHASAFSQPMAYVAQQGGAHILANLAKENIPFLHVGVTTTRKFIRERRAQAKAYLRAYGRAVHFMHTKKEETKAIFTKYTKIKDQGMLDGSLLYGYDFIEKVPLVKPAGFQVTLDDIAKKNPKAKSAKPEQFYDNSLVQELIDEGFFVKLWGRAP, encoded by the coding sequence ATGACGAATCGAATCGCGAAAATTTTGGTCACGCTCTCGCTGCTGTGGTTGCCGAGCGCCGCGCTGGCGCAGAAGTTCGTGCAGGCTTATTCATCGATCAGCGCGCTCAACGCGACCTTCTGGATCATTCAGGATGCCGGATTCGCCAAACAAGAGGGGATCGATACCGAGCTAGTTTATATTCCCAGTTCGTCCACCGTGGCCCAGGCGACGCTTGCCGGCGAGGTGATGATCTCTCCGGCCAACGGCCAGGTGATCGCCGATGTCGGTTTGCAAGGCGGCGATTTGGTGGCGATGGGCGGCATCACCAACGTCGTGGCGTTTTACATCATGGCCACACCGGAAATCAAAACTATCGCCGATTTGAGAGGTAAAACCGTCGGCGTCACGCGTTTCGGCTCGTCCGGCGATGTCGGCATGCGCATGTTCTTGACCAAGTATGGCTTGGAGCCGGTGAAAGATGTGCCGCTGATTCAGATCGGCGGGCTGCCCGAGATCGCCGCGGCGATGGGCAAACGTACCGTGCATGCTTCGGCATTTTCCCAGCCCATGGCCTATGTCGCGCAACAGGGCGGGGCGCATATTTTGGCCAATCTAGCGAAAGAAAATATTCCGTTCCTCCACGTCGGCGTGACCACCACGCGTAAATTTATCCGCGAGCGGCGCGCTCAAGCCAAAGCTTATCTGCGTGCCTACGGCCGTGCCGTGCACTTCATGCACACCAAGAAGGAAGAGACCAAAGCGATCTTTACCAAATACACCAAGATCAAAGATCAAGGCATGCTCGACGGCAGTCTGCTCTACGGCTACGATTTCATCGAGAAAGTCCCCCTGGTGAAACCCGCCGGTTTTCAAGTGACGCTGGACGACATTGCGAAGAAAAATCCCAAGGCGAAAAGCGCCAAACCGGAACAGTTCTACGATAATAGCTTGGTGCAGGAAC